A region from the Benincasa hispida cultivar B227 chromosome 8, ASM972705v1, whole genome shotgun sequence genome encodes:
- the LOC120083006 gene encoding pentatricopeptide repeat-containing protein At1g30610, chloroplastic isoform X1 — MVGVIMANVNLCIPSCERNGFPALHCTQNSHNFFGFSFFPSSVSGPDLNFGDAKHRVLRHRVHKCGSIKASSNGESDIRLPSENLLENDFQFKPSFDEYVRVMETVRTRRYKRQSDDPNKLTMKENASVKSAEITSISKIDNGKNKVTDVQGNVDVKNMFKRVDRKDLFNNTERITRERDLSGNKIDSKRKGISRSNDEVKGKVTPFDSQVNDKQHEEKRNINRSNYTEPKVPRLYNEKRINFKANTLDIKRESHRASNGSSMRISGKIWANDDTKPAKDILNAVKYSVQLERNYISGDKVGRKKTEQSYRESSKSGKRFLEFTEDSSLEVEHAAFNNFDALDIMDKPRVSKMEMEERIQMLCKRLNGADIDMPEWMFSQMMRSAKIRYSDHSILRVIQVLGKLGNWRRVLQVIEWLQMRERFKSHKLRFIYTTALDVLGKARRPVEALNLFHAMQQHFTSYPDLVAYHSIAVTLGQAGYMKELFDVIDSMRSPPKKKFKTGVLEKWDPRLEPDIVIYNAVLNACVKRKNLEGAFWVLQELKKQGLQPSTSTYGLVMEVMLECGKYNLVHEFFRKVQKSSIPNALTYKVLVNTLWKEGKTDEAVLAIENMERRGIVGSAALYYDFARCLCSAGRCKEALMQMEKICKVATKPLVVTYTGLIQACLDSKDIRSAVYIFNHMKTFCSPNLVTYNMLLKGYLEHGMFEEARELFQNLSEHGRNISTVSDYRDRVLPDIYMFNTMLDASFAEKRWDDFGYFYDQMLLYGYHFNPKRHLRMILEAARAGKDELLETTWKHLAQADRTPPPPLLKERFCMKLARGDYSEALSCISNHDSSDVHHFSESGWLNLLKEKRFPKDTVIQLINKVSMLLTRNDLPNPVFKNLLLSCKEFCRTRISVADHRLEETVCTNETQSAAVVRI; from the exons ATGGTGGGAGTAATAATGGCGAATGTAAACTTGTGCATCCCTAGTTGTGAAAGAAATGGATTTCCGGCACTGCATTGTACCCAGAATTCCCATAACTTTTTCGGGTTTTCGTTCTTTCCTAGTTCAGTTTCTGGACCTGACTTAAATTTTGGGGATGCAAAGCATAGAGTTTTAAGACATAGGGTACATAAATGTGGATCTATTAAGGCTTCGTCAAATGGAGAATCTGATATTCGATTGCCAAGTGAGAATCTCCTCGAAAACGATTTTCAATTTAAGCCGTCATTCGATGAATACGTGAGGGTCATGGAGACTGTTAGAACTAGAAGGTACAAGAGGCAGTCGGACGATCCTAATAAACTAACGATGAAGGAAAATGCGAGTGTAAAGAGTGCTGAGATCACTTCCATTTCTAAAatagataatggaaaaaacaaAGTGACTGATGTTCAAGGTAATGTGGATGTAAAGAACATGTTTAAACGTGTTGATCGAAAAGATTTGTTCAATAATACAGAGAGAATTACTCGTGAAAGAGATTTGTCAGGAAATAAAATTGATAGCAAAAGGAAAGGAATTTCAAGATCAAATGATGAGGTTAAGGGCAAGGTGACCCCTTTTGACTCACAGGTTAATGATAAACAACATGAAGAGAAAAGGAACATAAACAGGTCGAATTACACTGAGCCAAAAGTACCAAGGTTGTACAATGAGAAACGAATTAATTTTAAGGCTAATACATTGGATATCAAAAGAGAAAGCCACCGTGCATCTAATGGAAGTTCCATGAGAATATCGGGAAAGATTTGGGCCAATGATGACACTAAACCAGCTAAGGATATTCTTAATGCTGTGAAATATAGTGttcagcttgaaagaaactatATTTCAGGCGACAAGGTTGGTAGAAAAAAAACTGAGCAATCCTACAGAGAGTCATCCAAAAGTGGTAAGCGGTTTCTTGAATTTACTGAAGATAGTAGCTTGGAGGTAGAGCATGCAGCCTTCAACAATTTTGATGCATTAGACATAATGGATAAACCAAGAGTTTCAAAGATGGAAATGGAAGAGAGAATCCAGATGCTTTGTAAGAG ATTGAATGGTGCAGACATTGATATGCCTGAGTGGATGTTCTCTCAAATGATGAGGAGTGCAAAGATTAGATATTCAGATCACTCAATATTAAGGGTTATTCAAGTGTTGGGTAAGCTAGGAAATTGGAGGCGAGTGCTACAAGTCATCGAATGGCTTCAAATGCGTGAACGGTTTAAGTCACATAAGCTGAG ATTTATATACACCACTGCCCTTGATGTACTTGGAAAAGCGAGGAGACCTGTGGAGGCACTCAATTTATTCCATGCAATGCAG CAACACTTTACCTCATATCCTGACTTAGTAGCATATCATAGTATTGCTGTCACTCTTGGACAAGCAGGatatatgaaggaactctttgaTGTGATTGATAGCATGCGGTCTCCTCCAAAGAAGAAGTTTAAAACAGGGGTACTTGAGAAGTGGGACCCACGGTTGGAACCTGATATAGTTATCTATAATGCG gTTTTAAATGCTTGTGTTAAACGAAAAAACTTGGAAGGAGCATTCTGGGTCTTGCAGGAATTGAAGAAACAAGGTCTACAGCCTTCCACCTCAACATATGGATTGGTCATGGAG GTGATGCTTGAATGTGGGAAGTACAACTTGGTTCATGAGTTCTTCAGAAAAGTGCAGAAATCTTCCATTCCTAATGCTTTGACATATAAAG TTCTTGTCAATACACTTTGGAAAGAAGGAAAAACAGATGAGGCTGTGCTGGCCATTGAGAACATGGAAAGACGAGGGATAGTAGGGTCTGCAGCTCTTTATTACGACTTTGCTCGTTGTCTTTGCAGTGCTGGTAGATGCAAAGAAGCCCTGATGCAG ATGGAGAAGATATGTAAAGTTGCTACTAAGCCTCTTGTAGTGACTTACACCggtttgattcaagcttgtttggACTCAAAAGACATAAGAAGTGCAGTCTATATATTCAACCACATGAAGACCTTTTGCTCCCCCAATCTTGTTACTTATAATATGTTGTTGAAAGGTTACTTGGAACATGGGATGTTTGAAGAGGCTAGAGAGCTGTTTCAAAATTTGTCAGAGCACGGACGAAACATCAGCACTGTATCTGACTATAGGGATCGAGTATTACCAGATATCTATATGTTCAACACCATGCTAGATGCATCTTTTGCAGAAAAAAGATGGGATGATTTTGGCTATTTCTATGACCAGATGCTTCTTTATGGGTATCACTTCAACCCGAAACGTCATCTGCGGATGATATTGGAGGCTGCTAGGGCTGGAAAG GATGAGCTACTGGAAACAACATGGAAGCACCTTGCTCAGGCTGACCGGACTCCGCCACCGCCGCTCCTCAAAGAAAGGTTTTGCATGAAGCTGGCTAGAGGTGACTACTCTGAAGCTCTCTCTTGCATTTCCAATCACGATAGTAGCGATGTACATCATTTCTCTGAGTCGGGTTGGCTAAATTTGCTGAAAGAGAAAAGATTTCCTAAAGATACTGTTATTCAGTTAATTAATAAGGTTAGCATGCTTCTTACTAGAAATGACTTACCAAATCCGGTGTTTAAGAATCTGCTATTGAGTTGTAAAGAATTTTGTAGAACTAGAATTAGTGTAGCTGACCATAGACTTGAAGAAACTGTGTGTACAAATGAAACCCAATCTGCTGCCGTCGTGCGTATTTAG
- the LOC120083006 gene encoding pentatricopeptide repeat-containing protein At1g30610, chloroplastic isoform X2, giving the protein MVGVIMANVNLCIPSCERNGFPALHCTQNSHNFFGFSFFPSSVSGPDLNFGDAKHRVLRHRVHKCGSIKASSNGESDIRLPSENLLENDFQFKPSFDEYVRVMETVRTRRYKRQSDDPNKLTMKENASVKSAEITSISKIDNGKNKVTDVQGNVDVKNMFKRVDRKDLFNNTERITRERDLSGNKIDSKRKGISRSNDEVKGKVTPFDSQVNDKQHEEKRNINRSNYTEPKVPRLYNEKRINFKANTLDIKRESHRASNGSSMRISGKIWANDDTKPAKDILNAVKYSVQLERNYISGDKVGRKKTEQSYRESSKSGKRFLEFTEDSSLEVEHAAFNNFDALDIMDKPRVSKMEMEERIQMLCKRLNGADIDMPEWMFSQMMRSAKIRYSDHSILRVIQVLGKLGNWRRVLQVIEWLQMRERFKSHKLSEETCGGTQFIPCNAGYMKELFDVIDSMRSPPKKKFKTGVLEKWDPRLEPDIVIYNAVLNACVKRKNLEGAFWVLQELKKQGLQPSTSTYGLVMEVMLECGKYNLVHEFFRKVQKSSIPNALTYKVLVNTLWKEGKTDEAVLAIENMERRGIVGSAALYYDFARCLCSAGRCKEALMQMEKICKVATKPLVVTYTGLIQACLDSKDIRSAVYIFNHMKTFCSPNLVTYNMLLKGYLEHGMFEEARELFQNLSEHGRNISTVSDYRDRVLPDIYMFNTMLDASFAEKRWDDFGYFYDQMLLYGYHFNPKRHLRMILEAARAGKDELLETTWKHLAQADRTPPPPLLKERFCMKLARGDYSEALSCISNHDSSDVHHFSESGWLNLLKEKRFPKDTVIQLINKVSMLLTRNDLPNPVFKNLLLSCKEFCRTRISVADHRLEETVCTNETQSAAVVRI; this is encoded by the exons ATGGTGGGAGTAATAATGGCGAATGTAAACTTGTGCATCCCTAGTTGTGAAAGAAATGGATTTCCGGCACTGCATTGTACCCAGAATTCCCATAACTTTTTCGGGTTTTCGTTCTTTCCTAGTTCAGTTTCTGGACCTGACTTAAATTTTGGGGATGCAAAGCATAGAGTTTTAAGACATAGGGTACATAAATGTGGATCTATTAAGGCTTCGTCAAATGGAGAATCTGATATTCGATTGCCAAGTGAGAATCTCCTCGAAAACGATTTTCAATTTAAGCCGTCATTCGATGAATACGTGAGGGTCATGGAGACTGTTAGAACTAGAAGGTACAAGAGGCAGTCGGACGATCCTAATAAACTAACGATGAAGGAAAATGCGAGTGTAAAGAGTGCTGAGATCACTTCCATTTCTAAAatagataatggaaaaaacaaAGTGACTGATGTTCAAGGTAATGTGGATGTAAAGAACATGTTTAAACGTGTTGATCGAAAAGATTTGTTCAATAATACAGAGAGAATTACTCGTGAAAGAGATTTGTCAGGAAATAAAATTGATAGCAAAAGGAAAGGAATTTCAAGATCAAATGATGAGGTTAAGGGCAAGGTGACCCCTTTTGACTCACAGGTTAATGATAAACAACATGAAGAGAAAAGGAACATAAACAGGTCGAATTACACTGAGCCAAAAGTACCAAGGTTGTACAATGAGAAACGAATTAATTTTAAGGCTAATACATTGGATATCAAAAGAGAAAGCCACCGTGCATCTAATGGAAGTTCCATGAGAATATCGGGAAAGATTTGGGCCAATGATGACACTAAACCAGCTAAGGATATTCTTAATGCTGTGAAATATAGTGttcagcttgaaagaaactatATTTCAGGCGACAAGGTTGGTAGAAAAAAAACTGAGCAATCCTACAGAGAGTCATCCAAAAGTGGTAAGCGGTTTCTTGAATTTACTGAAGATAGTAGCTTGGAGGTAGAGCATGCAGCCTTCAACAATTTTGATGCATTAGACATAATGGATAAACCAAGAGTTTCAAAGATGGAAATGGAAGAGAGAATCCAGATGCTTTGTAAGAG ATTGAATGGTGCAGACATTGATATGCCTGAGTGGATGTTCTCTCAAATGATGAGGAGTGCAAAGATTAGATATTCAGATCACTCAATATTAAGGGTTATTCAAGTGTTGGGTAAGCTAGGAAATTGGAGGCGAGTGCTACAAGTCATCGAATGGCTTCAAATGCGTGAACGGTTTAAGTCACATAAGCTGAG CGAGGAGACCTGTGGAGGCACTCAATTTATTCCATGCAATGCAG GatatatgaaggaactctttgaTGTGATTGATAGCATGCGGTCTCCTCCAAAGAAGAAGTTTAAAACAGGGGTACTTGAGAAGTGGGACCCACGGTTGGAACCTGATATAGTTATCTATAATGCG gTTTTAAATGCTTGTGTTAAACGAAAAAACTTGGAAGGAGCATTCTGGGTCTTGCAGGAATTGAAGAAACAAGGTCTACAGCCTTCCACCTCAACATATGGATTGGTCATGGAG GTGATGCTTGAATGTGGGAAGTACAACTTGGTTCATGAGTTCTTCAGAAAAGTGCAGAAATCTTCCATTCCTAATGCTTTGACATATAAAG TTCTTGTCAATACACTTTGGAAAGAAGGAAAAACAGATGAGGCTGTGCTGGCCATTGAGAACATGGAAAGACGAGGGATAGTAGGGTCTGCAGCTCTTTATTACGACTTTGCTCGTTGTCTTTGCAGTGCTGGTAGATGCAAAGAAGCCCTGATGCAG ATGGAGAAGATATGTAAAGTTGCTACTAAGCCTCTTGTAGTGACTTACACCggtttgattcaagcttgtttggACTCAAAAGACATAAGAAGTGCAGTCTATATATTCAACCACATGAAGACCTTTTGCTCCCCCAATCTTGTTACTTATAATATGTTGTTGAAAGGTTACTTGGAACATGGGATGTTTGAAGAGGCTAGAGAGCTGTTTCAAAATTTGTCAGAGCACGGACGAAACATCAGCACTGTATCTGACTATAGGGATCGAGTATTACCAGATATCTATATGTTCAACACCATGCTAGATGCATCTTTTGCAGAAAAAAGATGGGATGATTTTGGCTATTTCTATGACCAGATGCTTCTTTATGGGTATCACTTCAACCCGAAACGTCATCTGCGGATGATATTGGAGGCTGCTAGGGCTGGAAAG GATGAGCTACTGGAAACAACATGGAAGCACCTTGCTCAGGCTGACCGGACTCCGCCACCGCCGCTCCTCAAAGAAAGGTTTTGCATGAAGCTGGCTAGAGGTGACTACTCTGAAGCTCTCTCTTGCATTTCCAATCACGATAGTAGCGATGTACATCATTTCTCTGAGTCGGGTTGGCTAAATTTGCTGAAAGAGAAAAGATTTCCTAAAGATACTGTTATTCAGTTAATTAATAAGGTTAGCATGCTTCTTACTAGAAATGACTTACCAAATCCGGTGTTTAAGAATCTGCTATTGAGTTGTAAAGAATTTTGTAGAACTAGAATTAGTGTAGCTGACCATAGACTTGAAGAAACTGTGTGTACAAATGAAACCCAATCTGCTGCCGTCGTGCGTATTTAG